The Chanodichthys erythropterus isolate Z2021 chromosome 12, ASM2448905v1, whole genome shotgun sequence genome contains a region encoding:
- the LOC137031930 gene encoding uncharacterized protein: MSASTDVESQSPASRSRSRCLDTFLTVSVIALFIMFAIALAGALWFAKHIENEINERKSQQLDGSTDSLVAHLPVSGNVYKMQNFAYLRATESELKSQYVMAWESIPYGKGHTVGSLYTYDENQKVLNVKESGSYFLYVQLSLSCKADCQSGQFTVSFQNQKEMKELTCTVSLPERNGDEPVSRTCWRVVTFPENGNRLLAKSEFQGKKDNWALEMNDSGFGMFLVDGAQAVYHT; this comes from the exons aTGTCCGCGTCCACAGATGTCGAGAGTCAGTCGCCAGCCTCGCGCTCCCGCAGCCGGTGTCTGGACACATTCCTCACCGTATCCGTGATCGCGCTCTTCATCATGTTTGCGATCGCGCTCGCAGGCGCGCTGTGGTTCGCCAAACACATTGAGAACGAAATAAACGAGAGGAAATCGCAACAGCTGGACGGATCTACGGACTCGTTGGTTGCGCATTTGCCTGTGTCCGGAAACGTGTATAAG ATGCAGAATTTTGCATACCTGAGAGCCACTGAAA GTGAACTGAAGAGTCAATATGTGATGGCGTGGGAATCTATCCCATATGGAAAGGGTCACACCGTTGGCTCTCTCTACACCTATGATGAAAATCAGAAAGTACTGAATGTGAAAGAGAGCGGAAGCTACTTCCTGTACGTCCAGCTCAGTCTATCCTGCAAGGCAGACTGTCAGTCTGGCCAATTCACTGTCAGCTTTCAAAATCAAAAGGAAATGAAGGAGCTCACTTGTACTGTCTCGCTGCCTGAAAGGAACGGAGACGAGCCTGTCAGCCGGACATGTTGGCGTGTCGTCACTTTTCCGGAAAACGGAAACCGCCTCCTAGCTAAATCAGAGTTTCAGGGCAAAAAGGACAACTGGGCGCTGGAGATGAATGACTCTGGATTTGGGATGTTTCTTGTGGACGGAGCACAAGCAGTATATCATACGTGA
- the tmed1b gene encoding transmembrane emp24 domain-containing protein 1b gives MDDVRRMCVPLLAVFIGAVNAFSPTDSEFTFLLPAASKECFYQSAIQNGSIEIEYQVIAGAGMDVDFSIVSPQGIYLVSEFRRSDGVHMVEPSEAGDYQICFDNTFSRFSEKMVFFEVILDNPSNDAGADDEWAGLGEPENLLEYKLDDIKESMETVHRRLERSRQMQTVLRAFEARDRNLLEDNLWRVSFWSCVNMLVMLSVGLTQVYTLRRLFDDKRRVYS, from the exons ATGGATGATGTGCGGAGGATGTGCGTGCCTCTTCTCGCGGTGTTTATCGGCGCGGTGAACGCGTTCAGCCCCACGGACAGCGAGTTCACGTTTCTGCTGCCAGCTGCCAGCAAAGAGTGTTTCTACCAGAGCGCCATTCAGAACGGCAGCATCGAGATCGAGTACCAG gtgatcgctggagcaggtatgGATGTGGATTTCTCCATCGTTTCTCCTCAGGGGATCTACTTGGTCTCAGAGTTTCGTCGTTCAGACGGCGTTCATAT GGTGGAGCCATCAGAGGCGGGAGACTATCAGATCTGCTTCGACAACACCTTCAGCAGGTTCTCCGAGAAGATGGTCTTCTTCGAGGTCATCCTGGATAACCCGTCCAATGACGCGGGAGCGGACGACGAGTGGGCGGGTCTTGGAGAGCCAGAGAACCTATTAGAGTACAAGCTGGATGACATAAAG GAGTCGATGGAGACGGTTCACCGGCGGCTGGAGCGCAGTCGTCAGATGCAGACGGTCCTGCGGGCGTTCGAGGCTCGCGACCGAAACCTGCTGGAGGACAACCTGTGGCGGGTCTCCTTCTGGTCCTGTGTCAACATGCTGGTCATGCTGAGCGTGGGGCTCACTCAGGTCTACACCCTCCGACGGCTGTTCGACGACAAGCGGAGAGTCTACTCCTAA
- the LOC137031929 gene encoding tumor necrosis factor ligand superfamily member 14, producing MTDAGESVNKDVKEPCPQVFVVDSQAFPRQVPIRLDVPRLTLVYLLLAVALLGVFIEAGFICHLYSKQAISPDIQKVEYIKGEKDSVPSKHDFNEIVPGKTPKAECIPAAKADDKPAAFLQSTSAVSAGNGVLLWRSEGYPMFKKGLDYKNNSLYVQQDGYYYIFSKISHRDNCEFFKHVVMQRSDIYSNVPILLMQNSRYPCMSDKPQPMGEWGNSYLGGVFHLNKGDSVFVTVSNISLVQSTAHENFFGAFMI from the exons ATGACGGACGCCGGTGAGAGCGTGAATAAAGACGTGAAGGAGCCCTGTCCTCAGGTGTTCGTGGTGGACAGCCAGGCGTTCCCGCGTCAGGTGCCCATCAGGCTGGACGTCCCGAGGCTCACCTTAGTCTACCTGCTGCTGGCCGTGGCCCTGCTGGGCGTCTTCATCGAAGCTGGATTCATCTGTCATCTCTACAGCAAACAAGCG ATTTCTCCAGATATCCAGAAAGTGGAATATATAAAA GGAGAGAAGGATTCAGTTCCCAGTAAACATG ATTTTAATGAAATTGTACCTGGAAAAACCCCCAAAGCTGAGTGCATACCTGCAGCCAAAGCTGATGACAAACCTGCAGCATTTCTGCAAA gcACTTCGGCCGTGTCTGCAGGCAACGGCGTCCTGCTCTGGAGGTCAGAAGGCTATCCAATGTTCAAGAAGGGTCTGGACTACAAGAACAACAGTCTGTACGTCCAGCAGGATGGTTACTATTACATCTTCTCCAAGATCTCCCACCGGGACAACTGTGAATTCTTCAAACATGTAGTCATGCAGCGCTCGGACATCTATAGCAATGTGCCCATCCTGCTGATGCAGAACTCCAG GTACCCCTGCATGTCCGATAAACCCCAGCCGATGGGAGAGTGGGGCAACAGCTACCTGGGCGGCGTCTTCCACCTGAATAAAGGAGACAGTGTGTTTGTAACAGTCAGTAACATCTCGCTGGTGCAGAGTACTGCACATGAGAACTTCTTTGGTGCCTTCATGATCTGA